Below is a genomic region from Oryzias melastigma strain HK-1 unplaced genomic scaffold, ASM292280v2 sc04450, whole genome shotgun sequence.
AGCCGTGTTCACTGAAAGGTCCTCTTCCTGGCTCACACTGCAGCATCTCATCAAGAGCATACACCAGTGCATACACAGCTTTGTAAATATTATACTCAGGTCTAAGATTTGAGACATCCAGAAACGCTGTCTCTACAGTCTGTAGATCTTCTTCTCCAGTGCACAGGGCCCCACCAGCTTCCATCCATTCTACTGGAGGTGGTGCAAATCGACACTGAAATGTATGCTCCCAGAACTGCTTAACCTGACACAATTTCCAAAGCAGACTATGAGCATACATTACAATATATCAAAACACCTCTTTAGTGACATGTACAATAATTTGACATTCTTACCATGCTGTTTTCACTGTCAATTGTGCCATGTGGACGTATTTGTAGGAGAAAGTCTCTGAGTCCAGGAATTTCTCCTCGACGGATGGCGATACCCAACGTACCTCTTAGGTATGGCATGAATCGAGGTGTTTGAAGCACATTTGCTGATGTCCAGGCTTCACT
It encodes:
- the LOC118598577 gene encoding extracellular calcium-sensing receptor-like encodes the protein MASEAWTSANVLQTPRFMPYLRGTLGIAIRRGEIPGLRDFLLQIRPHGTIDSENSMVKQFWEHTFQCRFAPPPVEWMEAGGALCTGEEDLQTVETAFLDVSNLRPEYNIYKAVYALVYALDEMLQCEPGRGPFSEHGCASLQQLEPWQV